In Balaenoptera acutorostrata chromosome 3, mBalAcu1.1, whole genome shotgun sequence, the genomic stretch agaaaatagtgcgAAGTCTGTACTTTCCCATTTTACTTGATCCACTCTGAGCCCTGCATCACAGAGCAAACCTCTCTGGACTGTTCTGGTTTGATCCGGATCGCACCGGAAGCAGTACGGTGTGGTCAGAGGGAGAGGATGGGCTCTGTAGTGGGAGGGAACGTTCTCTCTCCCAGAGTCATCTTCCTCCCTTCATCTGgcctttctccttctccctctctccctccctcccttccttccttcctttctttctttcctccctccctccctgacttcattccctccttccttccttcattccttttttttttttttgacacattGCCTTATTTTATTCAAAAACCAGTCTGCTCGCTCACACATGGTCCAAGAACACcgaaataataaagcaaatataatcaCATGTGAAAGATTGGTCTTCAAAAATCATAGCCAATGATGCCACGCTTGCCTGTGATCTCGCCGGCATGAAACCACGTCCACACCTCAGTGGCCACCAAACCATTCAGCAGAGCTTCCTTAACTGTGAGCTGTTTGAAGCTACTGGTTTGAGCACCACTGACAATTTTTTTCAAGCTCTGAATAGCTGTAGGGATCTCAGCAGAGGTTGGAGGGACCAGCTCAACCTTGGCATAGTGCCAAAGTATGGCCAGTCGAGGCTTCAAGTAAGTCATAGCAGTGTCGACCAGCGCTGGGGCCTTCTCCGCGAGGTTACGGACAAACTGGGCTGTGGTTCTGGGCTGTGGACGGAAAGTCTGTCGCCCCGACTGGCCGGCTGAATGGCCATTCTCTTTCACGTTGCAGGCTTCCCCTCAGTAGATTCACTCACTCATAGTCATCCAGCAGGTACGTTCTGAGGTCCTACTATGTGCTGAGCGCCATCGCAGGTGCTGGGGATTCAGGACGGGACACAGCAGGGCCCCTGCCCTTAAGCAGTTTGCTTTGGGTGAGTGCTGTGTGCACTCCTGtttcctatttctccacatcctccctaacacttgttttcctttttttctttttttttaaattatagccacCCTACCGGGTGTGAAGTGTTATGTCAtcgtggttttcatttgcatttgccTAATGGCTAAAGatcttgagcaccttttcatgtgcttattggccatttgtatatcttcagagaaatgtctgttcaagttctttgccaggttttttttttccccgatgcattgggtctttggtgctgcgcacgggctttctctagttgtggcaagtgggggctactcttcgttgcggtgcgcgggcttctcattgcggtggcttctcttgttgcggagcatgggctctagagcgcaggctcagtagttgtggcgcgtgggcttacttgctccacggcatgtgggatcttcccggaccagggctcaaacccgtgtcccctgcattagcaggcagattcttaaccactgcgccaccagggaagccccctttgccagttttttaaatgggtgtttgtctttctgttgttGGAGTTCTTAAcgcaggcataccttgttttattgtgcttcactttgttgtactttgcagatactgtttttttttataaattgaaggtttgtgacaaccctgtgttgtcagatgatggttggcattttttcagcaataaagtattttttaattaaggtgtgtacatttttttagacgtaatgctattgcacacttaaaagactacagcatagtgtaaacataacttttatatgccctAGGAAACCAAACACTTCATGTGACTAGCTTTATTGTGatgtttgctttattgcagtggtctggagcAGGACCTGGAATTTCTCCAGTATCTCTGATATtgcctgtatattttgggtaCTAGACCCTTATTACAAaacttgcagatattttctcccattccatggattgtcttttcactttcttaataaaaagtgtcttttgtgtctttttgatgcacaaaagttttacatttttattaagtccaatttatgttttttcttttgttgcttgtgcttctggtgttatatctaagaaaccactgtcaaatccaaggtcatgaagatttacctcGGTATTCTCTTAAGAGGtttatggttttagcttttatatttaggtcgTGAATATGACTGGTCATTGATccgttttgagttgatttttgcgTATGTGTGAGGTAGGGATTCCCTCCCCCCccgtttcattcttttgcacgtggtTATCCAGCTGTCCCAGTGTCATtggttgaagagactgttcttttcccattgagcGGTCTTGGCTCTTAATTCTGTTCCATCCATCTATCTGCATGTCTGTCCTTACGCCACTACCACACTGCTTTGATGGAAAGGCATGCCGCTATGGGGTTTCAGCTACTGGTTAGTGTGATACACATAAAGCAGCCGTGGAGGGGGCAGGAGATGCGCGAGTTCTGACTCCTCGCCTCGTTCGTATGGAATCGCCACCCGGGTGCCGCAGCCGCAGCCCCTTCACAGTTGGGCTTATTTCTACCCGTTTTCCCTGCCACATCGGTGACTTGTCCCACCATCCGCCATCTGCGGGCGCCCGGGTTCCCAGAgtcacccccctccccccgctgccCACGCGCCTCCGCTTCCGCGTCTTGACCTCCTGTCTAGACAACCAGAAAAGCTTTCTTGTGGGCCCTTCGGCTTCCACATCTGAGCCTGAGGGCCTTTTTAAAAGGGAaagctgggctttcctggtggcgcagtggttgagaatctgcctgctaatgcaggggacacgggttcgagccctggtctgggaagatcccacatgccgatcccacatgccgcggagcaactgggcccgtgagccacaactactgagcctgcgcgtctggagcctgggctccgcaacaagagaggtcgcgatagtgagaggcccgcgcaccgcgatgaagagtggcccccgctccccgcaactagagaaagccctcgcacagaaacgaagacccaacacagccataaataaataaataaaaatttttttaaaaaatagaaacgtGTGTGGTCTATCCAgccaatggaatattaaaaaaaaaaaaaaaaaaaaagctttttgtgTCATCGCCCCACCCGAACGCTTTCCATGGCTTCCAGCCCCTTCAGATAGAGTGGGGCTCCTTAGCCCGGGCGCCTGGGGCCTCGCCTGCACGGGGGCTCTCGGTGccgcgcacgcacgcacgcacatacacacgtgcgcgcgcgcgcgcgccctCACGTAGAGCTCCTCCCCTGCGGGTCTTCACACGTCCTCAGAGCAGCGCTCCGACCTCGCAGGCGCCTGAGCCTGCTGTCGGGGCCCCGGGCAGCCCCGTGTCCCTCAGGGAACCGGCCTGCACGCTGTCAGAGCCGGACAGCCCCGCCCGCACCCCCAGCTACGGTCCCTGTGCGGGGGCGTCCCCTCGGGGTGGGCAGAGGGACGGAGTTACCGCCGAGGGGGCCGGGAGCGCCGCCTGGGCAGCGGGGAGGGCCTCGCCAGGACCTGAGCGTGGAGAGCGGGCCGCCAGGCCCAGCCCTAGCGGGGAGGCGGTGACCGCGGTTGCGGGAGTTTGGAGACAGCCCTTAAGCTGGACGGGGTGACGCAGCCAGGTTTTCGTTGCTAGACGCTCGCTCTGCCCGTCCCGAGGAGGGCGCTCTGGAGGGAGGCCAGAGGGAGAGGCGGCAGGTGCTCGGGTACCTGTGTGTTGTCCCGGACCTTGGAAGCCTTACCTCAGCGTGTCCCCTGTGGTGGCTGTCGATACCCCTGGACTCGGTCTGCTCTGTGTACTGGCCAGGTCACCCAGTCCTAGTGCTAAAAGCTTTGTTCGGTAAGACGCACGGTCCATTGTCCTGTCCGCGTAGGAGCAGCGGTGGAGCTGCTTTTGCTCATGTTTGTACCCAGCTGTTTGTCACGGTCATCATGTGTATAGCACTGGATTCGGCATTACAGGAGAATAAAAAGGAGACGGACTTTAATGTGCAGGACGTGTGTGTATGTAACAACGTTGGAAACGAGTACGTCTCCTAGGAGGGGCTGTTTGCGACTGTGGAGTAACCGCTCGGGCTTTCTGGGGGCATCTGGAGAACGCTGTGCAGGATGGTTTCAGCTTGGGGAATTCCGTGGAGGAGGAGAGTTATGGACGGTGTCTGTAAGGAAGAAAGACCCATGCTCTCATGATAGGTGGAAAGAATGACAAACATCACGCTCAGAGCCCAAGAAAGCACATTTCGAGGAAGGAACTGTTGGCtgtaggagaaaagggaacccaggccctggctcaCGGTTCAGAGTTCTGTCTGTGCGTGGCAGTATGGCATCTTGGAAAACTTTCCAGATATTCTTAAGcaccttattaaaaaataaagcagctcTTAACTTCTTAGTAAAAATCCCATTCAAGGGTGAGAGCAAATAGTTGGGGGCTCAAGTCAGTGTGTCTCTTTGGCGCTGTGTAATCGGAAGGGGCTTGGCAGGTTCGTGTTTCTAGGACGAGTTTGATGGGCTTCTTATAAGAGCCTGTGTGCACATACAGAGCCCATCCTTGGGCAGACGGGAGGGTGTGGGAGGAGGAAGTGTGTTGCACAGAGAATCTTGACAGCGGACACTCACCTTTGCGGCTGTCACCGTCACTGCTGCGGCCGAGCCCAGCCAAGCTCCACAGGGCTCCTGGGCAAGCTCGACCCGTTAGCCTGCACGGACAACAGGGGACCCCCTGGCTCTGCTGCGCGTGCCCTCACACTCATCCACCGCCTCTGCTTGAGTGTTTGCAGTGCTGCTTCTCACCTTGCATGTCAGCTGCACGTCGTGGGACAGCCTAGTTGTCACGGAGCAGTCTGGAGACGAGCACACTGAATCTGGAGCCTGGAGACGAACGCAAGGAAAGAGGCTAGAAACAAGAGCATTTCCTGTTGCTCAAGAGGAAAGCAACTTTCTGTAGCCTTTACTCGTTTTTGAGGGCTGAATGTGAGCAAACAGGGAAAGCTGTCATTTATAAGGTACCCAACTATACTGGTTTCTTGTTGGTGCTgtacaaatgaccacaaacttcaTGGCTTGAAAGAACACAAGCTCATTatcctacagttctggaggtcagaagtctgaaatgggctgaaattaaggtgtcagcCTGGCCagtcctttctggaggctctagaggagaatcgttttctggccttttccagcttctagaggccacctgcactCCTTGGCTCAGGGCCCCTTCCTCTGTCAtcaaagccagcagcatagcatcttacgttctctgacctctgcttcgtTGCCTCCTTGCCTTCTCTTGTCTCACAAAGACCTGTGTGATTACGTGGGGCCCTCCCTGATAACCCAGGATCATCTGCCATCCCAGGATCCTTAACCCCATCACACCTGCCAAGTCCCTTTTGCCAAGTAAGGAAACATATTCATAGGATCCAGGAATTAGGATGTGAACATCTTTGGAGGGTCACTATCATCAACCTATAAGTAAGAAGTTTGAAAGAAGATAGGGGAAATTAGATATATCTGTGAAGTCTCTTGAAATGTAGCATTGGTAGGGGTGGGATGTAGCCTCAAACTCCAGCAACTATAAGGGGTTAAGTTGTTACGGTAGCGTGAAGGAGACTATCCCAGAGCaaaacttgcatttttaaaaatttttatttattttatttacttatttttggctgcgttgggtcttcgttgctgcgcgcgggctttctttagttgtggcgagcgggggctgctcttcgttgcggtgctcgggcttctcactgcggtggcttctcgttgcggagcgcgggctctaggcgcgtgggctttcagtagttgtggcacgtgggctccgtagttgtggcttgtgggctcagttgctctgcggcacgtgggatcttcctggaccagggctcgaatccgtgtcccctgcgttggcaggcggattctcaaccactgtgccaccaaggaagtccaaaacttgcatttttatgtgtattttttgcCTATGCTAATTGTGCTATAAAATACAACCATTTGACAtactcatttgtttttgttttcattttggaaacaGATTCCCAGCAGGAAAAACAGCCTTGTTGCTGCCCCGTCTGCAGCATCTAGTAAAATAAAAGTGCCAGCCCCTCAGCCCGTAGTGAAGAAAGACAAACGGCAAAATTCTTCCAGGTTTAGCGCCAGCAATAATAGAGAACTTCAAAAACTACCATCTTTAAAAGGTAACTTTTATTATTCATCTTTCAAAAGTTAAAGTTTGCCCATTTAGGGGGAAGGAGTAACCTTTTGATAGTTTGCTAGTTTCTTGTACCTTTGCTGTGTTTAAATTCTGtagggttatttttttcttctttattcagtttttttaGATTGAATGTCACTAACTTAACCAACTAATATTTCAAATTCCAGAGCTATTTAAGATAAAAATGTGATCATGAGTACATTACAGGtacaaaacactttaaaaaaaacacacacgcaGAGGAAAGACTTTAAATCTTTTCCTGTTAATTGTAATTAAGCTAGccaattttcttttaagtaattctcctctttcatttgtcTTAGAACTCCAGAAATTCAGAAAGGAGTAACTACAAGTAGAGTAATTGTAAAAACTGTGGTAGAAGCTCTTCCTTATTCTGGTGTTGGGGACCTGAGGACTCTGCGATAGTCCTTTATGGACTTTCTCCTTATGAGTCATTTCGGGAGCACCTCTACCCAGGGTGTCCTACTTGAGACTAGTCAGGGAACAGTGCTCTTTGCTTCAAACTCCCCTCAAACAGCACAGCCACCCCTTTCCATCTGAGGGTGTTCAGCCCCTAAAAGTGCTCCTCTAGGAGATTTTGAAATACATAAAACCTTATTGAGGAAGTAGGGTAAGGACCCCAAAGTCAAATGTGAACCTCTGAACACTTTTATGTTTACTAAAATATAAGACTAGTGTAGTGAAACAGCAAACAATTTTCATACCTTAAATTCATAGCAGTGGGTCTTCTACGGTTAATTTTCATCGTGTATGAACTTGGAGCAGGAAGCTTGTCATCTCTACAGGTGCATTCCAGCGCCTTCCGCACTGCAGGGCAGAGAGCCAGAGCTCAGTGCAGGTGTCCGGGATTGCTGGACAGGGGGAGGGgtagatggagagagggaggggtggagggatggagtAGTGGATAGAGGGAGGGATTTATGGATTCATGGATGCATTTCTGGCCCCTCACTTGCTAGGAATCCAGGCTCTCCTCTCGCTGCATTTTACAGAGCTTGTATCTGGCTTATATTTGGTTTAGCTTTGTAGTAGATAACATGCATACTAGGTCATTTTTGAGGAGTCTCCCCCTCCCAGATAGTCCATACCTTTCTGatgctatttattcattcatcagatacTGTGTGGAACACCTGGAAACTGGCCCTGCTCTAGGTTCGGGGGGACCACATCAAACAAAACCAAGGGCCTGCTCTGCTGGGGCCAGCACCCTTCCCCACCAGCCTGCTGTCACTCCTTCCCAGTGCCCTGAGGAGGCCCAGCCGGAACACTCAGATGTCTGGGGTGGAAAAGGCTTCCCGTAGCTATTGCTGAGCCTTCAGGGCCCAGGCCCTGTCCCTAGTGCCCATCAGGGATGTGTGCTGCCAGGCAGAGCCTGTACTTTCACTGTGCCTGGAAGGAGCACACCCACATATGCAGAATTTCACACTGGTCAAGGCGTGCCCCTCACTGGCCTTGTTTGGTGCATCTTTCTTGGCTGTTGCAAAATATTAGTGCCTCTGTATGCGTGTTAAAGTAATTTTGtctggttcagaaaaaaaaaggaattgattGGAATTACATTAAAGATATATTAACTGGGGAAAGATTCATGTTTTTATGATACTCTTTTTCCATCTAGGAACCCGGTGCATCACCTCCATTTTTCGGGTCTTGTTTTCTGACTTTTTACAAGGTTTTATGATTTTCTTGGGATTCTTTACCTTtgcattaaatttattcctaagtgctTTATAGTTTTTGTCACTCTCGTCATGgggttatatttttttcatttctacttctagtTAGTTCTTACCAATCTAATGAAATGCtgttggttttttaaatattttcttattctgtcACCTTATCGAATTTTCTTATTgatcttagtaatttttttactAGCGTCTGCATATATAGTCCTGTCATTTGTAACTAGATACATTTATCTCTCTTCCAATATTTATACCAACACATACtggttgttttaattttattgtgccTTTAGCTAGGACCAGTACCACAGAGATAACAGAGGTGAGAGCAGGCCTCCCTGTTACCTCCCATTTTGGTGAAAGGCTTCAGCATTTCCTCGTTCCATGTGAAAATGGCCCTTGGTTTCTGGTAAATCGCCTTCACCCAGCCTGCTGCTTCTCCAGCAGGCTTGTATCTGGCTTATATttggtttaagccctggtccagggcttGACCTCCATTGGACTGCTTCTTCACATTTGCATGGCTCTTACCAGTACCACCCTGGCCGGTTGGTCTTGTGCTAGCACTGCTGCTGAATTTCATCAGGTgccatatgatttttctccttaagaTGTTAATTTAATAATTGCTGTGTTGATAGATTTTCTGGTTTGTAGCTATCCTTGCATTACTGAGATAAACCTCAATATTGTCGCAGTATATTATAACTTTTCTACGTGCTGGGTTCAGTTTATTAATTTTCGTTAATCTCTGCTTTCATATCTCCTGTGTGAAGCTGGGCcatagttttcttcctttttcgtACTAATGTATTTTGTCAAATCTAAAATGTGTTGATACTGGCACTTCGTGATCTTTCCTGAGGATGGTCTGTACATTTTTATGCCACTCTCTCGTGCTGCCATCTGATGACAGGGATTGTAAAATGCACCCGATTTTAGCAAAAATCAACAGTGGAATAACAGATGTATCTTACAGTACATGACATAGGGTGAAAAGGTTGCTTTAGAACTCAGCTGGACCTAGTGCTTTGCTCAGTGATAAATCTGCAGATTCCTTCCACGTTAGGTCAGTTTAGAGTAGGTCACGTATTGACTGGTACACTGTGTTCTTTAAtgaatcttttaatttctttt encodes the following:
- the LOC103003117 gene encoding ATP synthase subunit g, mitochondrial-like, giving the protein MQGALWSLAGLGRSSDGDSRKERPPRDGQSERLATKTWLRHPVQLKGCLQTPATAVTASPLGLGLAARSPRSGPGEALPAAQAALPAPSAPRTTAQFVRNLAEKAPALVDTAMTYLKPRLAILWHYAKVELVPPTSAEIPTAIQSLKKIVSGAQTSSFKQLTVKEALLNGLVATEVWTWFHAGEITGKRGIIGYDF